Genomic DNA from Gorilla gorilla gorilla isolate KB3781 chromosome 13, NHGRI_mGorGor1-v2.1_pri, whole genome shotgun sequence:
TGGTCTGAGGCAGGAACTCCATTAAATCAGCTCCTGCGACACAGAAGTGCAGGGGCTCAGGACCGTGTGGTCTCTGGAGGCCCCACGGGGCTGCGATGAGGGCCACACGGCGGGGGCTTCTGTCCTCGCTGCCTGGTTTTGCGCAAAGCACCCAGCTCCCTGAGCGCCTTCTCAATCTGCAAAATGGGGTAACAGGCCCAGCCTCTAGGGCCAAGACAAAGCGAGGTGAGGGAGACACTGGGTTCTCGCAGTGCCCAACATGGGAGCCCTGAGGCAGCGCCCGCAGGATCTGTGCCCCACCCCCGACGGGACCTTCGGGGGCACAAGCAGCCGGCAGTCCTGCACGGAACACCAAAGAAAAGGCGCCATTTCtgctcccctgccccacccagctCTGCACCCCGtgaccccagcctcccagggtccctgcctggcagcctAGGGTCACCACCCTGGAGGCTCCAGCTCTTTCCAAACCAGGAGACAGACTCATCTCTGGAGCTGCCCACCAGTGGTGTTTGGTGTCCCGTTCACAGGAAGGGGTGAACAGGCCCCAGCCCAGGGCCGGGAGGTGGAGCCACGGGGGGCTCCTGACAGGGCCAGGGACTGGGCCAGGGGCCCAGGACTTCAGCGCAGGCCAGGGCCGGGGGTCAGGCTCACCTCCTTCAGGAGCTCGGCACACTGCCCTGCAGGATAGGCCAGCATGAGGAGCTGCAGAGTCAGCCCACAgggcccagcccagcctccaccCCAAGGCCCCTGGGCTCACCAGGCCGGGCCACCAGGTAGAGACCAGTGTCTGCTGTCAGCTCCCGAAACTTCCAGAACCCCAGCCGGTCCTCGTCCTCAAGGCTCCGAGCTGTGGGGCACAGGGGGGCTGGGCGGGCAGTCCCTGGGAGGGCAGCAGCTGGGCAGAGCCCCCCAGGGCCAAGCTTACTAAAGTACTTGAGGACGCAAAATTTCCTGCCCCGCCACATCAGGGACACCCGCAGGATGGCGTAGCCCTCGTAGTCGGTGTCCAGCACGTGGATCTCTCTGTGGCCTTCAGGAGCCGGCCATGGCGTTGGGGGGGACTTCTGAGGGGGACGGACCTCGAAGGTCAAGGTCTGCAGGGTCTGCCTCCATCCTGCCCCCACCCAGTCCCAGCACTTGAGTGGTTGGAGACACTACAGAAGCTTTTGAAGGATGATCCAGTGTGTTGGTGGGAGAATGGGAAGGTCTGGGGCATGAAATGTGCAGGGAACAGCATGGGGAACAGTGCAGGGAACCCTGCAGGGAACAGCATGGGGAACGGTGCAGGGAACAGCATGGGGAACAGTGCAGGGAACAGTGCAGGGAATGCATGGGGAACGGCGCAGAGAAAAGTGCAGGGAACAGCATGGGGAACAGTGCAGGGTGCAGGGAACAGCATGGGGAATGGTGCAGGAAACAGCATGGGGAACAGTGCAGGGAATGCATGGGGAACGGTGCAGAGAAAAGTGCAGGGAACAGCAGGGGGAATAGTGCAGGAAACAGCATGTGGAACAGTGCAGGGAGCAGTGCAGGGAACAGCATGGGGAACAGTGCAGGGAACAGCATGGGGAACAGTGCAGGGAACAGCATGGGGAACAGTGCAGGGAACAGTACAGGGAACGCATGGGGAATGGCGCAGAGAAAAGTGCAGGGAACAGCATGGGGAATAGTGCAGGAAACAGCATGTGGAACAGTGCAGGGAGCAATGCAGGGAACAGCATGGGGAACAGCACAGGGAATAGttcagagaacagcatggggaacagTGCAGGGAACAGCACAGAGAACAGTGCAGGGAACAGCATGGGGAACAGTGCAGGGAACAGCACAGAGAACGGTGCAGGGAACAGCATGGGGAACAGTGCAGGGAACAGCACAGAGAACAGTGCAGGGAACAGCATGGGGAACAGTGCAGGGAACGGTGCAGGGAACAGCATGGGGAACAATAAGGTCTAGCTGTGTGCACAGCTGGGTTCCACCTGTCATCACAGGGCAACTGTACTTACCAAGAAAAGCGAATTTTCCCATACTGTCTATTTCTGAGCCCACGATCTTCTCTATCTCACAGCTTCCTGAGCTGAAAGGCAGCAAAGTGCCCATCGGGAAACTGCTAGCCTGTGTCCCGCCTGCTGGGCTCCTTCCCGGAGTGGGGCTGTGTCTTTAGGAAGGGCACAGGCAGCACTGTGGAGTATCCCAGGGCCTGGAGCAGGATGAGGCGGGGAATGTGCCAGGTGGGGCCTTCCCCTGGGGATTCTGTTTCCTCCAGCCAGCCACCTGTCCCAcaccccttttccttccttctaagTTCACGGGGCTTCATTAAAACACTATGCTTATATTTGGGATAAAATGCAGATCCAGGAGCCTGGGGGTCGAGGGCTCAGGCAGACGGGCACAGGGAGTGCTGGCCCACCAGCGGGACGGCACTCAGCCCAGACCCCACGCTGCAGCGGATGCAGCAACCCACGC
This window encodes:
- the LCN8 gene encoding LOW QUALITY PROTEIN: epididymal-specific lipocalin-8 (The sequence of the model RefSeq protein was modified relative to this genomic sequence to represent the inferred CDS: substituted 1 base at 1 genomic stop codon), producing MALNRPRLCSRGTRSPDPATEARLPCTILGVLVVLRAQVAAAMEELDRQKIGXFWREVGVASDQSLVLTAPKWVEDLFLTLSGSNLTVKVAYNSSGSCEIEKIVGSEIDSMGKFAFLGHREIHVLDTDYEGYAILRVSLMWRGRKFCVLKYFTRSLEDEDRLGFWKFRELTADTGLYLVARPGQCAELLKEVSLTPGPGLR